A region of Ornithodoros turicata isolate Travis chromosome 5, ASM3712646v1, whole genome shotgun sequence DNA encodes the following proteins:
- the LOC135395893 gene encoding uncharacterized protein K02A2.6-like, with protein MHNGNGYELPLLIAKNRGNSRMPTLLGRDWLRHLRLNWPQIANVNTVNEKVMVESYRDVFTKNMGVIKNFSASIVLKEGARPVFCKARPVPYALRDKVEKELRELEKQGVISPVQQSQWATPLDVVPKNGGNGVRLCGDYRVTVNPAITVAHYPLPLPEDVFASLSGGTHFTVLDLSKAYLQLEDDESSRELLTVNTSLGLFRMNRLPFGIASAPSIFQSVMDQITTGLQGVACYLDDVLIAGRDCHECVERTEKVLERLRNHGIKVNSDKCQFFRSKVTYLGHEIDKDDLRPTSDKLKAIREAPTPSNVTELKAFLGLLNFYSRFLPNTATVLEPLYKLLKKNAQWQWSADCENSFKRAKELLQNSQVLALYDSEKPLKVTCDASSYGLGVVLSQYDGETQ; from the coding sequence ATGCACAATGGAAATGGCTATGAATTGCCATTGCTGATTGCTAAGAATAGGGGCAACAGTCGCATGCCAACGCTTCTTGGACGTGATTGGTTGAGGCATCTAAGGTTAAACTGGCCCCAGATAGCGAATGTTAACACCGTCAATGAAAAGGTGATGGTTGAATCCTACAGGGATGTGTTCACTAAAAACATGGGTGTGATAAAGAATTTCAGCGCATCTATTGTATTGAAGGAAGGAGCACGCCCAGTATTCTGTAAAGCGCGTCCTGTGCCGTATGCTCTGCGTGATAAAGTCGAAAAAGAGCTGCGCGAACTTGAAAAACAGGGTGTCATAAGTCCTGTGCAGCAAAGTCAGTGGGCTACACCGTTGGATGTAGTGCCAAAGAACGGAGGCAATGGTGTGAGATTATGCGGGGATTATCGTGTGACTGTTAATCCAGCTATCACTGTTGCACATTACCCATTACCGTTACCTGAGGATGTTTTTGCATCGTTGAGTGGTGGAACACATTTTACTGTTCTCGATTTGTCTAAGGCGTACTTACAGTTGGAAGATGATGAATCCAGTCGTGAGCTGTTAACGGTAAACACTAGTCTGGGACTTTTTCGCATGAACCGACTACCATTCGGTATTGCAAGCGCGCCGTCCATTTTCCAGTCTGTAATGGACCAAATCACAACAGGCTTACAGGGTGTCGCCTGCTACTTGGACGACGTTTTGATTGCAGGTCGAGACTGTCATGAGTGCGTAGAACGGACAGAAAAAGTCTTGGAAAGGCTCAGAAATCACGGAATCAAGGTTAACAGTGACAAGTGTCAGTTTTTTCGGTCCAAAGTCACATACTTGGGTCATGAAATAGATAAGGATGACCTTCGTCCCACTTCAGATAAGCTGAAAGCCATCCGGGAAGCTCCCACACCAAGTAATGTGACAGAGTTGAAGGCTTTCTTAGGGCTCTTGAATTTTTATTCAAGGTTTCTGCCAAACACTGCGACTGTGCTTGAACCGCTGTACAAGCTCCTGAAAAAGAATGCACAATGGCAATGGTCAGCAGACTGTGAAAACAGTTTCAAAAGGGCAAAAGAGTTGTTGCAGAATAGTCAAGTTCTTGCATTATACGACAGTGAAAAGCCACTGAAGGTGACCTGTGACGCGTCATCCTACGGCCTTGGGGTCGTATTATCACAGTATGACGGCGAAACACAGTAA